One Mycolicibacterium sp. ND9-15 genomic window, TCCGGCGGGTGCCACCGCACAGTCGTCGGATTCGGCGTCGGTGACCTGTTCGCCGGTGTCCAGCAACGTGGCTCGGCGCCGGACCCCGGAAGCCGCAAGTCCCGCGGACCACAGGCATGCCTCGCGCACGCTGCCTGCCAGCGACGTCACTTCGATCTCGCCGTCGAAGCCCAATTGTGTCAGGGCGTCGAAATCGACTCCAGGAGCGCACTTGACGACGACGTCGCGTCCGCGGTACACGTCGAGGAGTTCATCGAGCGCGGGTGTGTAGTCACGCGGATCGAATCGGCGCCGTCCGCCGCTACGTCGCGCCGGGTCGAGCACCACGACGGTGTTCCGCGTGACCGGTCGAAGCGCGTCCGCGCGGCAGACATCGACGTCGGTGACGTTGTTCCGTGCCATGGCGAGCCGGACCGGGTCGATATCGCTGCCGATCACCAGCGTGGCCGAATCCCGCAGTGCGACAAGCTCAGTGCCGATCGAACACGTCGCATCGTGCACACGAGCGCGGCTGAGCCGCTGGGCGCGGTGACGGGCGACCGGTTCGGCGGTGGCCTGCTGCAGCGCCTCGTCGGTGAACAACCAGCCCTCGGGATGGGAGAGTTTCGCCGCTGCCTTGCGGCGCAACACCGTCGTCTCGACCAGAACCGCGGCGCGCTCACCGAAACGCGCACGCGCCCAAGCGATGTCGGAGACCAGCGTCGCACTCGTCAGACGCAGCGCGGCGGTTTCCCGCAGGGCTGCGACACCTGCCTCGCTCCGCAGATAGCCGACGTCTTCGACGCCGAAGGCTACGCTCACTTCGCGGCTGGCTTGACTCCCGTGACCATCACGTTGTAGAACCAGCCCTTCGGCACCACTTGGCGCCAGATGTTGTGGTCCACCCAGGACAACGCGATCCAGCTCGTGAACGCGAACTTGGCCCAGCCCCAACCCAATCGGTCCGGCGGCACCGCGGCCTCGAAGGTGCGCAGCGGCCAGCCCAGCATCGCGGCGGTGAACTCGGTGGTGGCCGTCGAGACCTCCACGGCGCCGGCGTTGCGTGCCATGCGTTCCAAGTCTGCGGGAGCGAAGGTGTGCAGGTCGACGATCGCCTCCAACGCGGCCGCGCGCGACGACTCGTCGAGCTCGGCCTGCGGGCGGCGCCAACCGGTCAGCCCCGGCAGCCTGGTCACGTTCGTCACGGCTCGCCACGTCAGCGTCGACAGCGGGCGCGCGTAGTTCTCGCCGGCGTTCGTCGGCTCGCCGGCGAAGATGAAGCGGCCGCCCGGCTTGAGCACCCGCACCACTTCCCGCAGCGAGAGTTCGACGTCGGGGATGTGATGCAGCACCGCGTGGCCGACCACCAGGTCGAAGGTGTCGTCGGCGTACGGGATGCCTTCTGCGTCGGCAACCCGCCCGTCGATGTCCAGGCCGAGGTTTTCGCCGTTGCGGGTGGCGACCTCGACCATGCCCGGTGACAGGTCGGTGACCGAGCCGCGTCGCGCGACGCCCGCCTGGATCAGGTTGAGCAGGAAGAATCCGCTGCCGCATCCCAGCTCCAGCGCCCGGTCGTACGGGAGTTTGCGTTGCTCGGAGAAGGGCACCGTCGCGTCGAACAGGTCGCGGGCGTAGTCGACGCAGCGTTTGTCGTAGGAGATCGACCACTTTTCGTCGTAGCTCTCGGCTTCCCAGTCGTGGTACAGCACCTGGGCCAGTTTGGAGTCGTGGCGGGCCGCCTCGACCTGTTCGGCGGTGGCGTGCGGGTTCGGCACCGGAGCGGAGCCGGCGACGTCAGACCCGGGAGCCGCGGGGTCGGCGACGTCAGAGATAGTGTCGGTTTCCTCAAAGCTCATAACAGGGCAGCCTAGGGGTCGAACGTCGCCTTGGCCGCAGCGAGTACCGGGGGTGGGTGCTCGAGGAACCGTTGCGCCCAGGCCAGCGCGGCGTCGTACACCGCGTCGGGGGCCACCATCTGGTCGATCAAACCCAAGGCGTACGCCTCCTTGGCGTCGATGAACCGCCCGCTGAAGACCAGCTCCTTGCCCTTGCTGAGGCCGACGGCGCGGGTCAGCCGCGACGTGCCGCCGGCAGGAACGAGCCCGGCCAGGATTTCCGTCGCGCCGAACTTGACGTTGTCGCCGGAGACCCGCCAGTCGGCGCCGAGCGCGAGGGTCATCCCGCCGCCTAGCGCGTAGCCAGTGATCGCGGCGACGGTGGGTCTGGGAATGGCCGCCACCGCGTCGATGGCCTCGCGGCAGACCCGCGTGGCCACGGCGGCTTCGTCGGCGTCGAGGGTGCGCAGTTCGGGCACGTCGTCGCCGGCGGAGAAGATCTCGTGGCCACCGAAAATGATCACGGCATGAATGTCGTCGCGGCCCCCGATGCGTCGGGCCGCACCGGCCAATTCGCGGTAAACCTGCCGGGTCAGGGCGTTGGTCGGCGGCCGAGACAGCAGCAGGGTGGCGATGCCGGGTTGCTCATCGCTGGTGTGAACGGAGACGAACTCGCTCATGCTCGACGCGCGTCCGTACCGTAACCCTCAGGAGAGCGACGGTTGCGGGCGGCGTTGTACCGGTCGCTGTCGAAGAACTCGATCTCCCAGTTGCCGGTGTCCTTGTTGGCCGCCAGGTGCGGTGTGACGGACACGATCTGGCGTTCCACCGCAAGCGCTTCGGCGACGCTCCGGCCGTTGAGCGAGTCGAGCTGGGTCCATGTGGGCGGCAGAAGGAACGTCCGCCCGTCGGCGAAGTCGTCGAGCGCTCGCTGCGGCGTGATCCATTCGGCGGTGTCGGTCTCGGTGTTCTCACCGTCGGCGAGTTGACCCTCGGGCAGCGCGCCGACGAAGAAATAGGTGTCGTAGCGGCGGGTGCGCTCCTCCTTCGGCGTCACCCAATTGGCCCACGGCCGAAGAAGATCCGCGCGCAGTACCAGTTTCTCTCGGTGCAGGAAGTCGGCGAAGGACAGCGACCGGTCGACCAGCGCGGCGCGCTCGTCGCGGTAGACCGAGGCGTCGTCGACCAGCACGTCGGCGTCGTCTGCGGCCCCGGCGAACAACACCCCGGACTCCTCGAAGGTCTCCCGCGCCGCGGCGCACACCAGCGCCTGCGCCAGATCGGGCTCGACGTTGAATCGCTCTGCCCACCAGTCCGGTTCGGGACCGAACCAGGCGATGTCGGCGTTGCGGTCCCGATCGTCGACACCTCCGCCGGGAAACACCATCACACCGGCGACGAAATCCATCGCCGAATGCCGCCGCATCAGGAACACTTCCACTTCCCGGGTGACATCCGGGGTCTCGCGGATCAGCATCACCGTCGCGGCCGGACGGGGCGCCAGTGGTTCTTCGGCTGGTTCGTCTGTCATATCCCCAGTCGCTTCGCTCCTACCCACCGGAG contains:
- a CDS encoding THUMP-like domain-containing protein encodes the protein MSVAFGVEDVGYLRSEAGVAALRETAALRLTSATLVSDIAWARARFGERAAVLVETTVLRRKAAAKLSHPEGWLFTDEALQQATAEPVARHRAQRLSRARVHDATCSIGTELVALRDSATLVIGSDIDPVRLAMARNNVTDVDVCRADALRPVTRNTVVVLDPARRSGGRRRFDPRDYTPALDELLDVYRGRDVVVKCAPGVDFDALTQLGFDGEIEVTSLAGSVREACLWSAGLAASGVRRRATLLDTGEQVTDAESDDCAVAPAGRWLVDPDGAIVRAGLVRHYAARHGLWQLDRDVAYLSGDLLPPGVRGFEVLDELAFNERRLRQALSARDVGAVEILVRGVGVDPDALRPRLRLRGSQQASVVITRIGAGGASRATAFICRPSR
- a CDS encoding class I SAM-dependent methyltransferase, whose product is MSFEETDTISDVADPAAPGSDVAGSAPVPNPHATAEQVEAARHDSKLAQVLYHDWEAESYDEKWSISYDKRCVDYARDLFDATVPFSEQRKLPYDRALELGCGSGFFLLNLIQAGVARRGSVTDLSPGMVEVATRNGENLGLDIDGRVADAEGIPYADDTFDLVVGHAVLHHIPDVELSLREVVRVLKPGGRFIFAGEPTNAGENYARPLSTLTWRAVTNVTRLPGLTGWRRPQAELDESSRAAALEAIVDLHTFAPADLERMARNAGAVEVSTATTEFTAAMLGWPLRTFEAAVPPDRLGWGWAKFAFTSWIALSWVDHNIWRQVVPKGWFYNVMVTGVKPAAK
- a CDS encoding enoyl-CoA hydratase → MSEFVSVHTSDEQPGIATLLLSRPPTNALTRQVYRELAGAARRIGGRDDIHAVIIFGGHEIFSAGDDVPELRTLDADEAAVATRVCREAIDAVAAIPRPTVAAITGYALGGGMTLALGADWRVSGDNVKFGATEILAGLVPAGGTSRLTRAVGLSKGKELVFSGRFIDAKEAYALGLIDQMVAPDAVYDAALAWAQRFLEHPPPVLAAAKATFDP
- a CDS encoding NUDIX hydrolase is translated as MTDEPAEEPLAPRPAATVMLIRETPDVTREVEVFLMRRHSAMDFVAGVMVFPGGGVDDRDRNADIAWFGPEPDWWAERFNVEPDLAQALVCAAARETFEESGVLFAGAADDADVLVDDASVYRDERAALVDRSLSFADFLHREKLVLRADLLRPWANWVTPKEERTRRYDTYFFVGALPEGQLADGENTETDTAEWITPQRALDDFADGRTFLLPPTWTQLDSLNGRSVAEALAVERQIVSVTPHLAANKDTGNWEIEFFDSDRYNAARNRRSPEGYGTDARRA